The genomic DNA AAATTTGTATCAGGGACATAACCAACTAACTCCAGCTTGTTACCCAAACTCTTTAGCATCTCATATATCTCCTTTGACCTTGGATGGGTGGTATCTCCAACACTAAATTGATGACTCTTATTATCCACCTCAATCCAAGTCCAACCAGGAATTTTTTTCAATCTCCGTTGGGACATTAGGTCCCTAATCTTGGCTACATCTTCCCACCTACCTGCATTCGCATAAATATTTGAAAGCAGTATGTAGTGGCCTGGGTTCTGGGGCTGTAGTTCAAGAAGGGATGTAGCTGCCTTTTCTGCTAGCACTACGTCTTTATGTGTCCTGCATGCCCCTAGAAAAGCACCCCATAGCCCCTCATCCTTCTCAACAGTCATACTCTCGATCAATTTCAACGCCTCATCAAGTCTCCCAGCACGGCCCAAGAGATCAACAACACAAGTATAGTGTTTAACATCTGCTCTCACAGAGTAATCTTCCCACATCGAGGAGAAAAATCGAAGGCCCTCTTCAACCAGACCTGCATGACTACAAGCATATAACAATGAAACCAAGGTGATCTTATTCGGTAATATCCCACTTCTCAGCATCATAGGGAACAAATCAAGAGCCTTCCTGCCTTGTCCATGATACCCATAAGCTGCAATCATTGCACTCCAGGATATAACATTCTTTTCTTCCATCCTATCAAAGATTTCTCTTGCAGACTCAACACACCCACACTTAGCATGCATATCAATCATTGCCGTCCCCAATATGACGTCCAATTGAAACTTCTTTCTCTGTATATAATCATCAATTGTTCTAGCCTTATGCATTGCCCCTAACTTTGCACAAGCAAAGACAACTGTCACCATAGCAACCTTATCAGGGACAACACCCTCTTCCctcattttatcaaacaaaacCAATGACTCATTAGCATTCCCACACTCGGCATACCCACCAATCATGACCGTCCAAGTTACAAGATCCCTCTCCAGCATTTTATCAAACAGAAAGCGAGCGTCCTCAATTTCCCTACATTTTCCATACATGTCCACGAGTGCTGCACATACAAAATGATCCAAATCCAACCCAAATTTATAGACAATGTGATGAATCAACCTACCCATTTGAAGATTTTTCAAATCCCTACAagccctaattacaaaaggcaATGTATAATTATCGGGCCGTGCCCCACAACGAATCAGTTCCCTGAATGTGCCAAAGCAATTCATATAATCTCCAACCTTGGCAAACCCACCAACCATTACACTCCAGGAAACTGAATCTCGCACACACATGCCATCAAACAAGCCGTAAGCATCATCTAGAGCTcgataataagaataaaagtaCAC from Vitis riparia cultivar Riparia Gloire de Montpellier isolate 1030 chromosome 8, EGFV_Vit.rip_1.0, whole genome shotgun sequence includes the following:
- the LOC117919962 gene encoding pentatricopeptide repeat-containing protein At2g33760-like, translating into MFKFRNRSLIALRNGRLDFCTAPSVIPIVESVIETQIRQTSLNLFKRVEESSKFHFLQRLNPKFYVSALVNCRNLTQVRQVHAQASVHGMLQNLIVANKLVYFYSYYRALDDAYGLFDGMCVRDSVSWSVMVGGFAKVGDYMNCFGTFRELIRCGARPDNYTLPFVIRACRDLKNLQMGRLIHHIVYKFGLDLDHFVCAALVDMYGKCREIEDARFLFDKMLERDLVTWTVMIGGYAECGNANESLVLFDKMREEGVVPDKVAMVTVVFACAKLGAMHKARTIDDYIQRKKFQLDVILGTAMIDMHAKCGCVESAREIFDRMEEKNVISWSAMIAAYGYHGQGRKALDLFPMMLRSGILPNKITLVSLLYACSHAGLVEEGLRFFSSMWEDYSVRADVKHYTCVVDLLGRAGRLDEALKLIESMTVEKDEGLWGAFLGACRTHKDVVLAEKAATSLLELQPQNPGHYILLSNIYANAGRWEDVAKIRDLMSQRRLKKIPGWTWIEVDNKSHQFSVGDTTHPRSKEIYEMLKSLGNKLELVGYVPDTNFVLHDVDEELKIGILYTHSEKLAIAFGLIATPEHTPIRIIKNLRVCGDCHTFCKLVSAITGRVIIVRDANRFHHFKEGACSCGDYW